A single window of Granulicella mallensis MP5ACTX8 DNA harbors:
- a CDS encoding anti-sigma factor, producing MMQGEHISQEDLALYAMQALSPEEALAVRTHLAECALCRAELAELSGDLALVALSVEQHPMPEGARQRFLNRVSADSAATTQQAVELLAAQEAPRRATRTTAIWLPWAAVAALVIAVVSLNMKIASLKEQLSEQSSTALKLEAESSHAQQVLEVLTAPKAQRATLTASKVPAVPTGRAVYLADRGALVLQASNLEHLPEGKTYELWVVPANGASPIPAGLFRPDATGSASLVLPPLPKGIPAKAFAITIERAEGSSVPTAPIILSGAATGV from the coding sequence ATGATGCAAGGCGAACACATCTCGCAGGAGGATCTAGCTCTCTATGCGATGCAGGCTCTCTCTCCGGAGGAAGCCCTGGCAGTCCGCACGCATCTGGCGGAGTGTGCACTTTGCCGCGCCGAGTTGGCTGAGCTCTCCGGCGATCTAGCGCTGGTCGCTCTAAGCGTCGAACAACACCCCATGCCTGAAGGCGCGCGGCAGCGTTTCCTCAACAGGGTCTCCGCAGATTCGGCAGCAACTACGCAGCAGGCGGTAGAACTTCTGGCTGCTCAAGAAGCGCCTCGCAGGGCGACGCGTACGACAGCAATCTGGCTTCCCTGGGCGGCAGTCGCGGCACTGGTCATCGCGGTGGTCTCTCTCAACATGAAGATTGCTTCACTCAAGGAACAACTGAGCGAGCAGTCCAGTACAGCGCTGAAACTGGAAGCCGAATCCTCACACGCGCAACAGGTGCTCGAGGTCTTGACCGCGCCCAAGGCTCAACGCGCAACACTGACTGCCAGCAAGGTTCCTGCTGTTCCTACCGGACGGGCTGTCTATTTAGCAGATCGTGGCGCTTTGGTCCTGCAGGCGAGCAATCTGGAGCATCTGCCGGAAGGTAAGACCTATGAGCTTTGGGTGGTTCCGGCAAACGGTGCCTCGCCCATTCCGGCAGGACTCTTCCGGCCCGACGCCACGGGTTCTGCCAGTCTGGTGTTGCCGCCTTTGCCCAAGGGCATTCCTGCAAAGGCCTTTGCGATCACCATCGAAAGAGCCGAGGGCTCCAGCGTCCCAACGGCTCCGATTATTCTCTCTGGCGCTGCGACAGGGGTTTAG
- a CDS encoding bifunctional nuclease family protein codes for MHLPGFKFESNPQESAEPDVEVRIRGLMMDPSTKMPIVVLNDLSGEVVLPIWVGLFEANAIALEIEKATTPRPMTHDLLRNIIHGLNARVTRVVVGALREDTFHATIWMDQGGEVVALDARPSDAIALALRSDCPIFVSKQLLEQARLASGGSTSLAPEDLRRWLENLNDDEMGRYKM; via the coding sequence ATGCACTTGCCCGGCTTCAAATTCGAGTCCAACCCCCAGGAGTCCGCGGAACCTGATGTAGAGGTTCGCATTCGCGGGCTCATGATGGACCCTTCAACGAAGATGCCCATCGTCGTGCTCAACGATCTCAGCGGGGAGGTCGTGCTCCCGATCTGGGTTGGGTTGTTCGAGGCCAATGCTATCGCTCTTGAGATCGAGAAGGCCACGACTCCACGACCGATGACGCATGATCTGCTGCGCAACATCATCCACGGGCTGAATGCTCGCGTGACTCGTGTGGTTGTCGGGGCGCTGCGCGAGGATACCTTTCACGCAACGATCTGGATGGATCAGGGCGGGGAAGTCGTTGCGCTGGATGCGCGCCCTTCTGATGCTATTGCGCTGGCTCTGCGCTCCGACTGCCCTATCTTTGTCAGCAAGCAGCTTCTGGAGCAGGCGCGGCTTGCCTCGGGGGGATCGACTTCGCTGGCGCCGGAGGATCTGCGGCGCTGGCTGGAGAATTTGAATGATGACGAGATGGGGCGTTACAAGATGTAG